The segment TGCTGGAGCCGTTCAGCGAAAACGCTTGAGGGGGTGACCACGTTCCATGACCGTGATCAGTTGCCCGCGTTTCTCGATGGCACTCAGGTGTTGATTGACCTGCTGCCAACCACGCCTGAAACCACCAACCTGATTGATCGCCAGTTGCTTAGTGGTTTGCCACAAGGGGCGTATTTTCTCAACATCGCACGAGGTGCGCATGTGGTGGAAGACGATTTGCTGGCGGCACTCAACAGCGGCCAACTGGCGGCGGCAGCTCTGGACGTCTTCCAGACCGAGCCGCTACCGGCGCACCATCCGCTCTGGTCACATCCGCATGTCACAATCACGCCCCATAATGCGGCCATTACCTTACCGCATGAGGCGATGGATTATATTGCCGGTGCCATACTTGAGCTGGAGCAGGGACAGCAGCCCACCGGACGGGTGGATCGTCAGCGCGGTTATTAATTTACTTTGCTGCCTGCGCGTGGCAGGCGGTCTGTCAGGAGAATCCGATGTATCCCGTTGATTTACATATGCACACCGTGGCCAGCACCCATGCCTACAGCACCCTGCATGACTATGTCGTGCAGGCGAAACAGAACGGTCTGAAGTTATTCGCGATTACCGACCACGGCCCGGATATGGCCGATGCGCCGCATTACTGGCACTTCGTTAACATGCGTATCTGGCCGCGCGTGATTGACGGTGTGGGCGTGCTGCGCGGTATTGAAGCCAATATCAAAAACCAGCAGGGCGAGATTGATTGCAGTGGCCCGATGCTGGATGCGCTGGATCTGATCGTCGCCGGGTTCCATGAACCGGTGTATGCCCCGCGCGACAAAGCGCATCATACCGAAGCGATGATCGCCACGATGGCGAGCGGCCTGGTGCATATCATCAGCCATCCGGGCAACCCGAAATTCCCGGTGGATATCCGCGCGATTGCGGAAGCGGCGGCGCATTATGATGTGGCGCTGGAGCTGAACAACTCATCGTTCACCCATTCTCGTCCGGGCAGTGAACCTAACTGCCGTGCTATCGCCGAAGCGGTACGCGATGCCGGTGGGCGTCTGGCATTTGGTTCCGACTCCCATACCGCCTTTACCCTCGGAAATTTCGAACATTGCCTGCGTATCGCGCGTGAAGTGGATTTTCCGGAAGATCGCGTGTTAAATGTCACGCCGCGCCGCCTGCTCGATTTTCTCGAACAGCGTACCGGCAAGCATATTGCCGAACTGGCGGATTTTTAACTTTTTTGCCTCAAGGAATTCTGTTGCATGAATGAGTTTTCCATTCTCTGCCGTGTCATCGGCTCGTTGTTCAATCGTCAGCCGCAGGACCCGCTGCTGGTGCCCCTGTTCACCTTACTGCGTGAGGGGAAATTACAGGCGCAGTGGCCGCTGGAGCAGGATGAGCTGCTGACCCGGTTGCAGCAGAATAGCGACCCACAGGCGCTGGCCGCCGACTATAACGCGTTATTTGTCGGCAGCGACTGTAGCGTGCCGCCCTATGCCTCACAGTGGCCGAATGGTGCGACCGAAGCGGAGGTGCGCGCGTTTCTCAGCTCTCGCGGCATGCCACTGAGCGACGCGCCTGCCGATCATTTCGGCGTACTGCTGCTGGCGGCATCCTGGCTGGAAGATCAGTCGGCGGAAGATGAATCTGCCGCGCAAACGGCGTTGTTTGATGACTACCTGCTGCCGTGGTGCGGCACCTTCCTTGGCAAGGTGGAGGCGCACGCCAGCACCGCGTTTTATCGCACCCTGGCGATGCTGAGCCGCGAAGCGATTCAGGCGATGCGTGACGAGCTGGCGGAAGAAGCCGGCGACGCGGAATAAGTTACCAGCGAGCGGCGCTGCTGCCGAGCGGGACGCCCGGCGTAGCGCACAGCTGCGGCGTGCCGGGCAGGTATGACGCCGCACGCAGCCGCTCACCGATCCCCCAATGGGTGATTTCCAGCGTTGGCAGCACATCATCAGGCTGCGGCGTGATGCCGTTCTGCGTTCCGCTGGGGGCAAAGCCGTGTTGCTGCAACAGCAGAGCGGTGCGCGCCAGCGACAGACGTGCCTGCCAGCCCGTGCCATTCAGGCGGCGCTGACGTAATCCCTCCAGCACGGCGGCTGCCAGCATATAACCGGTGGCGTGATCCAGCGCCTGCACCGGCAAAGGTGTGGGTTTGGTGCTGCCGCTCCACTGCATCCCCTGATGTGCAATGCCGCAAGCCATCTGCACCAGACTGTCGAAACCGCGTCGGTTACGCCACGGGCCGCGCCAGCCCCAGGCATTCAGGCTGACATCAACCAGTGCCGGCGCGAGTTGCTGGCGAGTGGCGGCATCCAGTCCGAGATTTTCCAGCGCATCGGCGCGATAGCCGTGCACCAGTACATCAGCCTGACTGAGCAGCGTGCGCAACTGATCCAGTCCGACCACACTTTTCAAATCAAGCCGCGCACAGCGTTTGCCGCTGGTGATCTCCTCTTCCAGCGAGGGTTCCTGCCAGTCGGGAGGATCGATGCGCAGCACCTCGGCACCCAGGCTGGCGAGAAAACGTGTGGCGACCGGGCCAGCGATGATGCGCGTCAGATCCAGCACGCGGATGCCCCGTAACGGACGTGCTGCGCTGAGCGGCCAGTCGGGAATCTCTCCGCTCGCGGTGGCTTGTTGCGCGAACAACGGCTCCTGACCTACGGCAATGCCCTGCGCATGCTGCTGCCACTGCTCGACGCTGCGCATCTGTGCAGCGCAACCGCCGGCATCCACCACCGCCTGTTCCAGGGCTGCTGCCGACCAGTTCAGCACTTCAGTTGCCAGTGCCGTGCGATCGCGATGCACACCAAGCACCTTCTCCATCGCCTGGCGGTGATGACTGGCGTTGGTATGCAGGCGGATCCAACCATCACGCGTGGCGTAATCCCCGGCGAACGGATCCCACAATGCCGCCGGTGGGCGGTTAAGCGGTATAAAACTGTGCTGGAACCAGCGCGAGGCCAGACGCACATTGACACTCACCGGAGCCGAACGTCCCAGCAGATCGCTCACCGCCTGGGTCGCCAGTCCAATGCTGGTGGCCGCCAGTTCGCTGACGGCATAGGCCGAAGGGAAGGTGTCGGCCTGAGAAAAGGTGAGGGGCGGCGGGGTATCAGCTGTGCCTCGTAATCCTTGCCACATGTGCTGCCAGAGTGCGGCAGCGAGTTGGTAATCCATGCGAAGCCTCCGGGTCAATCAGAGCGGGATCTTAGCGACGGCGCAGGCGCGGAAAGCGCGCGTGCATCCGCAGATTGCGCAGGTTAATCACCGCAATTGCCGTGCCCAACACCACCAGCGATGCGCCGAGGATCTTAAAACTGTTCAGGCTATCGCCCAGAACCACCACGCCCATCAGCACGGCCAGCACCGGGGTGAGTAGCGAGTAGGGCATTATCAGGTTGACGTTGTACTTTTTCAGCAACGTGTACCACAGGGTATAGGCAATGATAGATGAGGCGAGGGCGCTGTAAAGAATCGCAAACCAGCCACGCCAGCCCGCGTGCCCGAGGGCGTAAAATTGTTGCGACTCGGTAAGCCAGGAGGCGACACCCACGATCGGCACGGCCAGAAATGAAATCCAGCCGGTCAGGGTCAAGGGTTTAATCGGCGGCGATTTCTTCACAATCATATTGCTCACCGCCCAGCCGGTGGCGCTGCACAGCAGGATACACAATACCCACCAGGCGGGAATGGTGGGGCTACCGGAGAGCACCACCACGCCGCTTAATGAAATCGCGATGCCAAGTAATTGCACCAGGCGTAGCTTCTCTTTCAGTACCACCATCGCCAGCAGCATGGCTATCGGCGTGCCGAGTTGGACCACAATGGCACCGGTGCCGGCGTCGGTGTAGCGCATGCCGACAAACAGCAGCGAGAAGTGCAGAAAACCAAAGGTGAAGGCCAGCAGCAACAGCCACGGCAACTGCTCACGGGTGATGCGGCAGAAGGGGATCAACATGATCGCCACCACCACAAAACGCATCCAGGTCAAAAACAGTGGCGGAAGTTCCAGCAATCCCCACTTTATCGCCACGTTGTTGAAGGCCCAGATGGATACCACCAGCAGGACCAGAAAAAAATGCCGCACAGCCACAATGTCATCCTTCACGGAAATTCTGTTGTCACCGGCTAATGATGGCATGAAGCGGTGTGGTTGGTGCAGCGCAGGCAAAAATATTTTCTCTCGATGCTTTCCCGCAAAAAATCTACACATTGCAGGCAATTACTGTCAGACTGGTTTTCCGAAACGTGACCTTGCAGAGGACAGTCTTCGGAATGACACAGACCCGCGCTTTACCCCTTGCCCTGATTCAACTTGAAGTACCGCCACCGGCCGTTGTGGCGCAAATCGGTGAACAACCCGTCTGGTTTATTGATGCGCTGGCGCTTCAGCCCGGCGACTATGTGATCGTGCGACCGCACCTCGGTGATGAGTTGCCCGCTTTTGATCGCGTCAGCGGCGCGATCCTCAGTGGCTCCTGGGCGATGGTGACCGACCATGCGGAATGGAGTGAACGCACCGCAGCCTGGATTCGGGCGGCGCTGGAGGCGGAGCTGCCACTGCTGGGGGTTTGCTATGGACATCAACTGATGGCCTATGCGCTGGGTGGTAAAGTTGCGGATAACCCCAATGGCTGGGAACGTGGCCTGAAACCCCTGACCCG is part of the Pantoea phytobeneficialis genome and harbors:
- a CDS encoding phosphatase, yielding MYPVDLHMHTVASTHAYSTLHDYVVQAKQNGLKLFAITDHGPDMADAPHYWHFVNMRIWPRVIDGVGVLRGIEANIKNQQGEIDCSGPMLDALDLIVAGFHEPVYAPRDKAHHTEAMIATMASGLVHIISHPGNPKFPVDIRAIAEAAAHYDVALELNNSSFTHSRPGSEPNCRAIAEAVRDAGGRLAFGSDSHTAFTLGNFEHCLRIAREVDFPEDRVLNVTPRRLLDFLEQRTGKHIAELADF
- a CDS encoding TorD/DmsD family molecular chaperone, which translates into the protein MNEFSILCRVIGSLFNRQPQDPLLVPLFTLLREGKLQAQWPLEQDELLTRLQQNSDPQALAADYNALFVGSDCSVPPYASQWPNGATEAEVRAFLSSRGMPLSDAPADHFGVLLLAASWLEDQSAEDESAAQTALFDDYLLPWCGTFLGKVEAHASTAFYRTLAMLSREAIQAMRDELAEEAGDAE
- a CDS encoding DMT family transporter, which gives rise to MAVRHFFLVLLVVSIWAFNNVAIKWGLLELPPLFLTWMRFVVVAIMLIPFCRITREQLPWLLLLAFTFGFLHFSLLFVGMRYTDAGTGAIVVQLGTPIAMLLAMVVLKEKLRLVQLLGIAISLSGVVVLSGSPTIPAWWVLCILLCSATGWAVSNMIVKKSPPIKPLTLTGWISFLAVPIVGVASWLTESQQFYALGHAGWRGWFAILYSALASSIIAYTLWYTLLKKYNVNLIMPYSLLTPVLAVLMGVVVLGDSLNSFKILGASLVVLGTAIAVINLRNLRMHARFPRLRRR
- a CDS encoding CoA transferase is translated as MDYQLAAALWQHMWQGLRGTADTPPPLTFSQADTFPSAYAVSELAATSIGLATQAVSDLLGRSAPVSVNVRLASRWFQHSFIPLNRPPAALWDPFAGDYATRDGWIRLHTNASHHRQAMEKVLGVHRDRTALATEVLNWSAAALEQAVVDAGGCAAQMRSVEQWQQHAQGIAVGQEPLFAQQATASGEIPDWPLSAARPLRGIRVLDLTRIIAGPVATRFLASLGAEVLRIDPPDWQEPSLEEEITSGKRCARLDLKSVVGLDQLRTLLSQADVLVHGYRADALENLGLDAATRQQLAPALVDVSLNAWGWRGPWRNRRGFDSLVQMACGIAHQGMQWSGSTKPTPLPVQALDHATGYMLAAAVLEGLRQRRLNGTGWQARLSLARTALLLQQHGFAPSGTQNGITPQPDDVLPTLEITHWGIGERLRAASYLPGTPQLCATPGVPLGSSAARW
- a CDS encoding glutamine amidotransferase — translated: MTQTRALPLALIQLEVPPPAVVAQIGEQPVWFIDALALQPGDYVIVRPHLGDELPAFDRVSGAILSGSWAMVTDHAEWSERTAAWIRAALEAELPLLGVCYGHQLMAYALGGKVADNPNGWERGLKPLTRHAQAAQDPWLATLPDDFHAWLSHRQSVITPPAQARVLASSELDGCQILRYSAQALSVQFHPEFTRGIMTACLPAGVADEGSELTGEDWARELLHRFWQQTRPQPRVQAQGA